Genomic segment of Saprospira sp. CCB-QB6:
TAGCCGTTGATAGTTTCGTTTTCGCTCTTCAATAATAGCTTCTTCAAAGCCTTGCATAGCCCCTTTGGCTGCTTGACGATCTTGGCCTACTGTTTCACCAGAAGCTAGGCCTTCTAGAGAGTTGATTATAAGCTGCTTGCCTGAATTATTGGCAAAAGCTCGGTTCCAAACAAGAAGTTGATTTAAACTGTCTGGAACATAGAGATCAGGGCAACGCATTTGGTAATAACTGATTTTCTTTTTAGTGCTACAACTGCCCAAACTAAATAGGCTAAGAGAGAGCAAAAGAAATACGATCTTTTTCATTTTTAAAGTTTAACCACCCCATGAGCAAAAAGCACTCTTAGAGATGAGGAGGAGGTAAAGGCCCAGCGCTGCGCAGGGGTGGCCCGCAGGGCCAGACCGAAGCCGCCAAAGGCGGCTGAAGGGCCGAGCAGACCTGCGAGCCCTGAAACCTAGCGGCGGCCGAGCTAGCCGAAGCCTAGCTGGCCGCGGGCCCAAAAATAATGATTTAGAAACAGCCAGAAAGGGCTTCGTGTCGGATAATTAGGCCCAAATGGTGAATATTTTGGACCAACTCGCTTTGTAGAGAAATACTTTTGGGGAGGTAGAGTAACTCCAGCTGTTGTAGCTGTTTAAGTTCTTCAAAACTTTGTAATTCAGGACATTGGCTAAGGTCTAAAAGGCGCAAATTGGGGAGGGGGTTAAGGTTTTTGAGGTTGATGAGTTTGGGCGCCTTGATATAGAGTTTTTCTAATTTTTCGAGGGCGGGAATTTGCCCTAGACCTTGGAGGGCAATGGAGGAGAGTTCTAGGCTCTGTAGATTGGGGAATTGGGCTAGCGTTTTAAGATTTTGGAAGTTGGTTGCGGCCAACTCTAGTTGTTGGATTTGCTTAGGCAGATGTTGGATGGGAAAAGCCGTTTCCTGTTGGCAGGCAAAAAACTGCAGGGCTTTTAGTTCGGCCAAGCTTTCTGTCTGGCTAAGTTCGGGCGTTTTAATTTTCAGCCAGCGCATAGCTTTAAAGCGAGCCAATAAGCGGGCGTCAATTCGGTTCGCTTTAACATTCAGTTCGAGTTCTTGCAGTTGTTGTAGATGGACAAGACTGTTCATATTTTGGACCTCATCGGCTAGGAGGCTCAGTTTTTTGAGGCGACTGAGTCCAGCTAGGGGGCGTAAATCGAGATCAGATTGTTCGGCTTTCAGGCTTAGCTCTTCGAGTAGAAAGAGGCTATTGATGCCTTGGGTGCTTCGGAGGTCGCTGATGTGTAAGCTAAGTTTCTTAATTTTGGGAAGTTGGATCAGGCGGTCTAAGTCTTTAATTTTTTGGGCCTGAATATGCAGTTCCTGCAGTTGGGTCTGGCCCTCTAGCAGTTGTAGGGGAAACTCTTGTTCTTGAGCAAAAGCCAATTGGAGTTTCTTTAATTTTTTGGGTAAAAAGAGTAATTGTTGCAGATGCAATTCTGTTAGGCTTAGCTCTTCTAAGTTCGTCAATTGACGAAGACCATTAAGATTTTCGAGTTGGAGGCCTCTGCCGTGCAAGCGTTTGAGCAGGGGCAGGCCGCTTAGGCCCGAAAGGTTTTTTAGGGGCACGGCATAGAAAGGGCCCGTTTTGCAGGCATCATCTTGAGAGAGATCCAGTTCTTCTAGGCGCATAATCTGTTCAATCTCCGCTAGGCTCGCCTCGCTATACGCTTGTTCAATTGGTTTGAGTAGGACCATCTGGTTATAAAAGGCTTTCCATTCGGGCTGAAGTGCATTCCACCAAAGGAAAAGAGATTCGGCCTGTTTTACTTTAGAGGCATGCGGCAATTCTAGATGCGAGTTAGTATTCTCGGTCTTATCCTCCGTTTTGGGCTTTGTTGTTTCATTTTCTACATCAGGGTTGCCAGGGATAGTTGGGATAGGGACCAATTTTTCCAGTCCGCCGCCATAGGTCCAAGCAATTAGTCCTTTTTGGGTTTCTACCTCTAGC
This window contains:
- a CDS encoding SH3 domain-containing protein; protein product: MSLTPTSSLFLLLSMLIFWTANAQDILYNKVAAPLLHEPEAESAMVEFLLQGELLYPLQKEEGDFVAIENQSGRRGWLHKQDLSTEAIRPQYRCFLSNLRLRSQGNLKASVVAKLQVGELVRFTGRRSPNKETISIRGQKLPHYWLEVETQKGLIAWTYGGGLEKLVPIPTIPGNPDVENETTKPKTEDKTENTNSHLELPHASKVKQAESLFLWWNALQPEWKAFYNQMVLLKPIEQAYSEASLAEIEQIMRLEELDLSQDDACKTGPFYAVPLKNLSGLSGLPLLKRLHGRGLQLENLNGLRQLTNLEELSLTELHLQQLLFLPKKLKKLQLAFAQEQEFPLQLLEGQTQLQELHIQAQKIKDLDRLIQLPKIKKLSLHISDLRSTQGINSLFLLEELSLKAEQSDLDLRPLAGLSRLKKLSLLADEVQNMNSLVHLQQLQELELNVKANRIDARLLARFKAMRWLKIKTPELSQTESLAELKALQFFACQQETAFPIQHLPKQIQQLELAATNFQNLKTLAQFPNLQSLELSSIALQGLGQIPALEKLEKLYIKAPKLINLKNLNPLPNLRLLDLSQCPELQSFEELKQLQQLELLYLPKSISLQSELVQNIHHLGLIIRHEALSGCF